The proteins below come from a single Cryptococcus gattii WM276 chromosome D, complete sequence genomic window:
- a CDS encoding uncharacterized protein (Similar to TIGR gene model, INSD accession AAW42870.1) — MSHDDDAFPIMPPSDAAKSDDLAIQDLSREVTSTGNIRLAAKRLAQSAQAEKLRALKERAAASSSSAAAQPYARWADDPEEAEYLQSTSNLHAQTEHVEDQVLVSDEEEEEEEEEKEAMGHMQEVVDGLWVGDLVAANDDDQLEQHGIKNILSALRPSLKFPDKYAVYPLEIDDSADTDLLSHLPSCVAWIKEILDLRQSSRTKGGNGDGDESVKRSSDIDTVAQPGKPGGVLVHCQAGMSRSASIIAAYLMTEFDLDPMEAVAMIREKRPVIEPSATFWYQLGLFYNTDGKVSLKDRSTRQYYMERTTTQFINGDGTAPSVEKMAKYPASPSPSNPPTPKGHARRKIRCKMCRRHLAVREHMMDHILDQAPSVPASRPRTPSGASISSQRASFSSNAGMRFTDVIEEGGGLLTERERRGSQVSDVINPLTGLPGALSRRSSAGAGSNSALSPTTQTLYQRDTAKNNNNNNNNNNNSTTHPTSRRGPPRNHSEPASTVPPPVLLPTAHSTTSIPGPAPPTQRTLQSADQLNARLPPQLLALRMAGMGGAANAANAANASASNPPISLPMTNMPSSVIEKERKDESSSSTNANGGAGGAARRMSLLAMTPKDEKEETKLYEKRASGGEGMYGPPPILVNPKCSGYFVEPLTWMEPVLSKGQVAGKLVCPNEKCGVKIGNFDWAGVQCGCKEWVTPGFCIHRSKVDEVF; from the exons ATGTCCCACGACGACGACGCGTTCCCCATCATGCCACCTTCAGACGCTGCAAAATCAGACGACCTCGCTATCCAAGACCTCTCCCGCGAAGTCACCTCCACTGGCAATATCCGGCTTGCCGCAAAACGTCTCGCCCAATCTGCCCAGGCAGAAAAACTACGCGCTTTGAAAGAACGAGCCGCCGCGAGCAGTAGTTCCGCCGCCGCTCAGCCGTATGCCCGATGGGCAGATGACCCAGAAGAGGCTGAATATCTCCAGTCGACGTCCAACCTCCATGCCCAGACAGAACACGTCGAAGACCAAGTCCTTGTGAgcgacgaagaagaggaagaggaagaagaagaaaaagaggcAATGGGTCATATGCAGGAAGTCGTGGATGGTCTTTGGGTGGGGGATTTGGTCGCTGCCAATGATGACGACCAACTTGAACAGCATGGTATC AAAAATATACTGTCTGCCCTCAGACCATCTCTGAAATTCCCAGACAAGTACGCAGTCTACCCATTAGAAATTGACGATTCTGCGGATACCGATTTGCTCTCCCATTTGCCTAGCTGTGTGGCGTGGATCAAGGAGATTTTAGATTTACGTCAGTCATCGCGGACGAAGGGCGGCAACGGCGACGGGGACGAATCGGTGAAAAGGTCGTCAGACATTGATACCGTAGCCCAGCCGGGCAAGCCGGGCGGTGTACTGGTTCATTGCCAAGCTGGCATGTCCCGATCAGCCTCTATCATAGCGGCATACCTGATGACCGAATTTGATCTCGATCCAATGGAGGCAGTAGCAATGATCAGGGAGAAGAGACCGGTAATAGAGCCGTCTGCGACGTTTTGGTACCAGCTGGGATTGTTCTACAATACGGATGGTAAAGTATCGCTAAAGGACCGATCAACTAGGCAGTACTATATGGAGCGAACGACGACACAGTTTATCA ATGGTGATGGAACAGCACCCTCTGTAGAAAAGATGGCCAAGTATCCTGCGTCTCCTTCCCCCTCTAACCCACCCACTCCCAAGGGCCATGCTCGTCGTAAAATCCGGTGTAAAATGTGCCGACGTCATCTGGCTGTGCGGGAACATATGATGGACCACATTCTTGACCAGGCGCCCTCTGTCCCTGCCTCCCGACCCCGTACGCCTTCAGGCGCATCCATATCAAGCCAAAGAGCTAGCTTTAGCAGTAATGCTGGAATGAGGTTTACCGATGTCATCGAAGAAGGTGGCGGTCTTTTGACAGAGAGGGAACGAAGAGGCAGTCAGGTCAGTGATGTGATCAACCCCTTGACCGGTTTGCCAGGTGCATTGTCAAGACGATCCAGTGCAGGCGCTGGGTCCAACAGTGCTCTCAGCCCTACAACCCAGACGCTCTACCAGCGGGACACTGCGAAgaacaacaacaacaacaacaacaacaataacAATAGCACTACGCATCCGACGTCGCGACGAGGACCTCCTCGTAATCATTCCGAGCCAGCTAGCACTGTACCGCCCCCTGTGCTTTTACCTACTGCTCATAGCACGACATCTATCCCAGGCCCAGCTCCCCCCACCCAGCGGACTTTACAGTCTGCAGACCAGCTTAATGCGAGGTTGCCGCCGCAGCTTTTAGCCCTTCGAATGGCGGGTATGGGTGGTGCCGCCAATGCCGCAAATGCTGCGAATGCTAGCGCTTCTAACCCTCCAATCTCCTTACCGATGACGAACATGCCTTCCTCAGTAATTGAAAAGGAACGCAAGGACGAATCTTCATCTTCTACCAATGCAAATGGCGGGGCGGGTGGTGCAGCACGACGAATGAGTTTACTTGCAATGACGCCCaaggatgaaaaggaggagaCGAAATTGTACGAGAAAAGGGCGAGTGGAGGGGAAGGAATGTATGGTCCCCCACCTATACTTGTCAACCCTAAATGCTCAGGTTACTTTGTCGAACCT CTGACGTGGATGGAGCCCGTTCTCTCAAAGGGACAGGTTGCGGGAAAGTTGGTCTGCCCTAATGAAAAGTGTGGTGTCAAGATTGGTAATTTTGATTGGGCCGGCGTGCAGTGTGGGTGCAAGGAGTGGGTGACACCT GGGTTCTGTATCCACCGAAGCAAAGTGGACGAGGTTTTCTAG
- a CDS encoding transcription activator HAP2 (Similar to TIGR gene model, INSD accession AAW42869.1; CND03290) produces the protein MAASLPIFHLLPDHHSSYPPSPTFSDPAFSAQYDSSFPANIDLSKSNHHPLNSYSFPTPAGTSAPPQYASRHIPSYPNLVPPNFSRGSYSAVQGGQDPTAFLDLDLSQPGPSTYHQQQTQSHTQTQPGTQSTAHHYQQPDHDYVHSDAEDDESLVQVKEETQDEQQEGDAQGVDDMDNEEPLYVNAKQYHRILKRRMARARLEELNRLVRSRKPYLHESRHRHACSRPRGKGGRFLTAEEIETLKRQEAEKESKGEEVAQASV, from the exons ATGGCAGCCTCCCTCCCCatcttccacctcctcccGGACCACCATTCGTCGTACCCTCCCTCCCCCACCTTTTCAGATCCGGCGTTCTCCGCACAGTACGACTCGTCGTTCCCCGCCAACATCGACCTCTCCAAGTCCAACCACCACC CCCTCAACAGCTATTCCTTCCCCACGCCCGCGGGCACATCAGCGCCGCCGCAGTACGCGAGCCGCCACATCCCTTCTTACCCCAACCTCGTCCCGCCCAACTTTTCTCGCGGCTCGTACTCTGCTGTGCAAGGCGGCCAGGATCCCACGGCATTCCTTGATCTCGACCTCTCGCAGCCCGGTCCATCCACGTACCACCAACAGCAAACGCAGTCACATACACAGACGCAGCCGGGGACACAGTCCACGGCACATCACTACCAGCAACCCGACCACGACTATGTCCACAGTGATGCAGAGGACGACGAATCTCTTGTTCAagtgaaagaagagacgCAGGATGAACAGCAGGAAGGAGACGCGCAAGGCGTGGATGATATGGACAATGAGGAGCCACTGTACGTCAACGCCAAGCAGTACCACCGGATCCTCAAGCGGAGAATGGCGAGGGCTAGGTTGGAAGAACTGAACAGGCTCGTGAGATCCCGCAAG CCCTATTTACACGAATCGCGTCACCGTCATGCATGTTCTCGACCACGGGGTAAGGGTGGACGTTTCCTCACCGCCGAGGAGATTGAGACACTCAAGCGACAAGAAGCTGAAAAGGAGTCAAAGGGCGAGGAAGTAGCCCAAGCCTCTGtgtaa
- a CDS encoding F1F0 ATP synthase subunit 5 (Similar to TIGR gene model, INSD accession AAW43205.1), with product MPAIARQLVARGYATAAAAVKAPLQLNSLTGTYATSTYLAALKKSPKDLEALAKDVEAFDKKIRDDAKLAAFIQNPTLSASERSAALSSVVPSGASPILSNLLSVLSENGRLSSAPKVFADFNSLMAAYRGELEVVVTSAEPLDSKSLNRLEKALKSTEIAQGKTLKVANRVNASVLGGLLVDFGDKTIDLSASSKVNRFNAALTQGV from the exons ATGCCCGCCATCGCCCGCCAGCTCGTCGCCAGGGGATACGCCACGGCCGCCGCCGCCGTCAAG GCCCCCCTCCAGCTCAACTCCCTGACCGGCACCTATGCCACCTCCACCTACCTCGCCGCCTTGAAAAAGTCCCCCAAGGACCTTGAGGCACTCGCAAAGGACGTCGAGGCCTTTGACAAGAAGATCAGGGACGACGCTAAGCTTGCCGCCTTCATCC AAAACCCCACCCTTTCTGCTTCCGAGCGATCCGCCGCCCTCTCCTCCGTCGTCCCCTCCGGCGCCTCTCCCATCCTCTCCAACCTCCTCTCCGTCCTCTCCGAGAACGGCCGTCTCTCGTCCGCACCCAAGGTCTTTGCCGACTTCAACTCCCTCATGGCTGCCTACAGGGGTGAGCTCGAGGTCGTTGTCACCAGTGCCGAGCCCCTCGACTCCAAGTCTTTGAACAGGTTGGAAAAGGCTTTGAAGAGCACCGAGATTGCGCAGGGCAAGACTTTGAAGGTCGCCAACAGG GTCAACGCTAGCGTTCTTGGTGGTCTCCTCGTCGATTTTGGAGACAAGACTA TCGACCtttctgcttcttccaaGGTCAACCGATTCAATGCCGCTCTTACCC AGGGCGTGTAA